One genomic region from Leptospira tipperaryensis encodes:
- a CDS encoding LIC10012 family protein, with the protein MLRNLLFFLIFLAQPLLSTSITFLPGKVDGNLPNSFQRISDRSQEISKFGAFYANLLLRAKVDATERIKEKELFEKFRSSRFAKEDFAKICSELSVDILVRDELSFQNQITLDRSVYNCTQKQLDELHLSEKSDPFSLMRSMTEKSFPWIPSKKRQISQLNQKKSSKELIFVIDLSPSFQREREEWVQFVKTASWEWMTGIRVVTFSEGKTTILPKAGSLAELRTQISNLRSVGKSSLEDLSDALINVKRSLLQSGTKSQTFQDIIILTNAKGKIPNPTLSSILQDLQSAGYGIRLFTAPYFSISQTQFYKGILSKGSFYEISYSRKVSTAKDSKTLLFRGRQIYFTYSELSAGQTGSESSLNKVSYSGKYTESEAINPLNFTEIYAELTGDKILASEPLRDNLSFLLSNVLLKDEFKSEGPEVLIKSGEKAFWVSLPTGVKAPETEELVSYQTTYVPSGASVDGVSNIAGLTEVYKGNFSQILECTPIQVRNYFQNTNKSSFDCIVRGRVLQVKGL; encoded by the coding sequence ATGTTACGAAATTTATTATTTTTCTTAATTTTCTTGGCTCAACCGTTACTCTCTACGAGTATAACTTTCCTTCCGGGTAAAGTAGACGGCAACTTACCAAATTCTTTTCAGAGAATCAGCGATAGATCGCAAGAAATTTCCAAATTTGGGGCTTTTTACGCAAACTTACTCTTAAGGGCCAAAGTAGACGCGACTGAAAGAATTAAGGAGAAAGAACTTTTCGAAAAATTTCGAAGTTCCCGTTTTGCAAAGGAAGACTTCGCAAAAATTTGTTCTGAACTTTCCGTCGATATTTTAGTTCGTGATGAGTTGAGTTTTCAAAATCAAATCACGCTCGATCGCTCTGTTTATAATTGTACACAGAAGCAATTGGATGAGTTACACCTTTCCGAAAAATCGGATCCTTTTTCTTTAATGCGTTCTATGACGGAGAAATCCTTTCCATGGATTCCTTCCAAAAAAAGACAAATCTCCCAATTGAATCAAAAGAAGTCTTCGAAAGAATTGATCTTTGTAATCGACTTGTCTCCTTCCTTTCAAAGAGAGAGAGAAGAATGGGTTCAATTCGTAAAAACAGCTTCTTGGGAATGGATGACCGGAATTCGAGTCGTGACTTTCTCCGAAGGAAAGACCACGATTCTTCCGAAAGCGGGTTCGCTCGCAGAACTTAGAACACAGATTTCTAATTTAAGATCGGTCGGAAAATCTTCTTTAGAGGATCTATCGGATGCTCTGATCAACGTGAAAAGAAGTCTACTTCAATCCGGAACAAAATCTCAAACGTTTCAAGACATAATCATTCTTACAAATGCAAAGGGAAAAATTCCCAATCCCACACTCTCTTCCATTCTTCAAGATTTACAATCTGCGGGTTACGGGATCCGACTTTTCACCGCTCCGTATTTTTCCATTTCACAGACGCAGTTTTATAAAGGAATTCTTTCCAAAGGAAGTTTTTATGAGATCTCGTATTCTCGCAAGGTGAGCACGGCAAAAGATTCCAAAACATTGCTCTTTCGCGGAAGACAAATTTATTTTACTTACTCGGAACTTTCTGCGGGACAGACGGGCTCTGAATCCTCACTCAATAAGGTTTCCTATTCCGGAAAATACACCGAATCGGAAGCGATCAATCCTCTCAATTTTACGGAAATCTACGCTGAATTGACGGGCGATAAGATTCTCGCGTCGGAACCGCTTCGCGACAATCTGAGTTTTTTACTTTCCAATGTGCTTTTGAAAGACGAATTCAAATCGGAAGGACCGGAAGTTTTAATCAAGTCCGGTGAAAAAGCTTTTTGGGTATCTTTACCGACGGGTGTAAAAGCCCCGGAAACGGAAGAATTGGTAAGTTATCAGACGACTTATGTTCCCTCGGGCGCATCCGTAGACGGAGTGAGTAATATCGCGGGCCTTACCGAAGTCTACAAAGGAAATTTTTCCCAAATCCTAGAATGTACGCCCATTCAGGTAAGAAATTATTTTCAGAATACGAACAAAAGTTCTTTCGATTGTATCGTCCGAGGTCGAGTTCTACAGGTCAAAGGATTATAA
- a CDS encoding helix-turn-helix domain-containing protein: MNSDEHIFISNASNSVKILDRIKSFSQNQMPLFLTGGPGSGKTFISQLIAKLSGKEPSIRVLDSENLENESALESILSQEQNTYFVFKNFTKFPKEIQAFLLKRLRENQTDSRFLFLSGKEWKQKLEAGDILESLYFEISNYRLDLPDLRERKEDIPLLIKHFLEILSDKYKRKEIRLSEKLYHLLLNYDFPGNIRQLRNLLESMVSLFPVRILDTKHLPPQMFETSYVYKEFIEVKTGIPLRDYEREIIKKNLILVNGNREKAAKILGISERTIYRKIIEFGLSGEAE, encoded by the coding sequence TTGAATTCCGACGAACATATTTTTATCAGCAATGCTTCTAACTCGGTTAAAATATTAGATCGAATCAAATCTTTTTCCCAAAATCAGATGCCCCTATTTCTTACTGGCGGCCCTGGATCTGGAAAGACGTTTATTTCCCAGTTGATCGCGAAACTATCGGGTAAAGAACCTTCGATTCGAGTTTTGGATTCTGAAAATCTTGAAAACGAGTCCGCATTAGAGAGTATTCTTTCTCAAGAACAAAACACGTACTTTGTATTTAAGAATTTTACAAAGTTTCCAAAAGAAATCCAAGCTTTCCTGTTAAAGCGACTTCGTGAAAATCAAACGGATTCAAGATTCCTATTTTTATCCGGAAAGGAATGGAAACAAAAACTTGAAGCCGGAGATATCTTAGAATCTTTGTACTTCGAAATCTCCAATTACAGATTGGACCTTCCGGATCTCAGAGAAAGAAAAGAAGACATTCCTCTACTCATTAAACATTTCCTCGAAATACTTTCCGATAAATATAAAAGAAAAGAAATTCGACTGAGTGAAAAACTCTATCACTTACTTTTGAATTACGATTTTCCGGGAAACATACGGCAGTTGAGAAATCTTCTGGAAAGTATGGTCTCTTTATTCCCGGTTCGAATTCTTGATACAAAACATCTTCCCCCTCAGATGTTTGAAACTTCCTATGTTTATAAAGAATTTATAGAAGTAAAAACGGGAATTCCGCTCAGAGACTACGAAAGGGAAATCATAAAAAAGAATCTAATTCTTGTGAATGGAAATCGAGAAAAGGCCGCGAAAATTTTAGGAATATCGGAAAGAACAATTTATAGGAAGATTATAGAATTCGGTCTTTCCGGCGAAGCAGAATAA
- a CDS encoding L-threonylcarbamoyladenylate synthase, whose translation MIVSLHPINPEKRKLQQISENLLEGKVYIFPTDTVYALIADSQSKTGVERLYELKNIPKNQPLSLICSSISVASNYIEYLPNEAFRLMKKLTPGPFTFIIRANKHLPRVSFSNQKEKQIGIRIPDAIYLQELMKIHPNPLTSTSVFANDEFIIEVESLEEIYGSRVEGIVDGGIVNVELSTILDVTGDEITVTREGKGFDLL comes from the coding sequence ATGATCGTTTCTCTTCATCCAATCAATCCGGAAAAAAGAAAACTCCAACAGATTTCGGAGAATTTGTTGGAGGGTAAGGTTTATATTTTTCCAACGGATACGGTTTACGCACTCATTGCGGATTCTCAATCTAAGACCGGTGTGGAAAGATTATACGAACTGAAGAATATTCCAAAAAACCAACCTCTTTCCCTAATCTGTTCAAGTATCTCCGTGGCTTCGAATTATATCGAATACTTACCGAACGAAGCATTTCGCTTAATGAAAAAACTGACCCCGGGTCCGTTTACTTTTATCATTAGAGCGAATAAACATTTACCTCGAGTTTCCTTTTCCAATCAGAAAGAAAAACAAATTGGTATTAGAATTCCGGATGCGATCTATCTGCAAGAATTGATGAAAATTCATCCGAACCCTCTTACATCTACCTCGGTCTTTGCCAACGATGAATTTATCATTGAAGTAGAATCCTTAGAAGAAATCTACGGATCTAGAGTGGAAGGGATAGTAGATGGTGGAATTGTTAACGTTGAACTCTCAACGATCTTGGACGTCACCGGAGACGAAATTACAGTCACAAGAGAAGGGAAAGGTTTCGATCTTTTATAG
- the dusB gene encoding tRNA dihydrouridine synthase DusB codes for MIQIGNVTIPGRISLSPMAGISDSPTRRICRKFGAAFSYTEFVNTDEIIHKAPKALKMFQFHPEERPITFQIFGNRLEVIAEAAEIIQELKPDIIDLNMGCSTRKVSLRGAGAGLLRRPVHTGKIIEAIKKRVTVPVTAKIRIGWDSENRNYLEVAKILEDSGVDALTVHGRTKEMAYTGFADWNAIGEVKSSVKIPVFGNGDIKSFQEAQKKIQEYGVDGVLIGRNAIGNPWIFSEIKKENLSWTEISEVILQHLSWMIENFGEEFGLVLFRKHLVKYLSGLEFDPLWKSQLLEIREFDRFEELLISRRAVSSLVLH; via the coding sequence ATGATTCAGATCGGAAATGTTACGATCCCTGGGAGAATTTCTCTTTCTCCGATGGCGGGCATTTCCGATTCTCCCACTCGTAGAATTTGTAGAAAGTTCGGAGCCGCATTTTCCTATACTGAATTTGTAAACACGGATGAAATTATTCATAAGGCGCCGAAAGCCTTAAAGATGTTTCAATTTCATCCGGAAGAAAGACCGATCACATTTCAGATTTTTGGAAATCGACTCGAGGTGATCGCGGAAGCGGCCGAAATCATCCAAGAATTAAAACCCGATATCATCGATCTCAATATGGGCTGTTCCACTCGGAAGGTTTCTCTTCGAGGTGCCGGAGCCGGTTTATTGCGAAGGCCTGTACACACAGGAAAGATTATCGAGGCTATTAAGAAAAGGGTTACAGTGCCTGTAACCGCTAAGATAAGAATCGGATGGGATTCTGAAAATCGCAACTATCTTGAGGTCGCGAAGATCCTGGAAGACTCAGGTGTGGATGCACTAACGGTCCATGGCAGAACTAAGGAAATGGCTTATACTGGATTTGCGGATTGGAATGCGATCGGCGAAGTAAAGTCGAGCGTAAAGATTCCTGTTTTTGGAAACGGAGATATTAAAAGTTTTCAAGAAGCGCAAAAGAAGATTCAAGAATACGGAGTCGATGGCGTTTTAATCGGAAGAAACGCAATCGGCAATCCCTGGATTTTTTCCGAAATCAAAAAAGAAAATCTATCCTGGACCGAGATATCGGAAGTGATTCTACAACATCTCTCATGGATGATTGAAAATTTTGGAGAAGAATTCGGCTTGGTTCTTTTTCGCAAACACCTTGTGAAATATCTTTCCGGATTGGAGTTTGATCCACTCTGGAAATCTCAACTCTTGGAAATCAGAGAGTTTGATCGTTTTGAAGAGCTTTTGATTTCCCGTAGGGCTGTTAGCTCTTTAGTATTACATTGA
- the holA gene encoding DNA polymerase III subunit delta: protein MATKTKEYKNSIEFLSDFGKDLPSIVFVAAKESYEFEILAEKYKEAIRKTGESIEIVIFVSEPGDFERFQSEAFNLDMFSNRKLFIIKSGLEFFKPVSGGKGKNNESLQKQFSNFPDSIQLLVHYNHWEVPSKVLQLFGGKAHLIKTKNFYPNEAKGGLLQACKEIGVQLEEDAMDEFLHKIPPSMGAYLQSLSKLKLYLSKKVFNKQDVEDVLMFNSELNSSGLVDFFMESDRIRFFKEFRKFQKGKDSLLLFFTILKERIDQLRKYKIISRKYEATLSDEEIYEYLDIQSYSPARKNFVRNRLKKEATFFSDKIIGELYDFIIDMNIRIKTGSEKEESEFYFNRKMEDFFILLRRKDRIL from the coding sequence ATGGCGACCAAAACAAAAGAATACAAAAATTCAATCGAGTTTCTCTCCGATTTTGGAAAGGACCTGCCGTCGATCGTTTTCGTTGCGGCGAAAGAATCCTACGAATTCGAGATTCTCGCGGAAAAGTATAAGGAAGCGATTCGTAAAACCGGAGAATCCATAGAAATCGTAATCTTTGTTTCCGAGCCGGGAGATTTCGAAAGATTTCAGTCGGAAGCTTTTAACCTCGATATGTTTTCCAATCGGAAATTGTTTATCATCAAATCTGGATTAGAATTTTTTAAACCGGTTTCCGGTGGAAAAGGAAAGAACAACGAATCCTTACAAAAGCAATTTTCCAATTTCCCGGATTCCATTCAGCTCTTAGTTCATTACAATCACTGGGAAGTTCCAAGCAAGGTTTTACAACTTTTCGGCGGCAAAGCTCATCTCATCAAAACTAAAAATTTTTATCCAAACGAAGCCAAAGGCGGACTTTTACAAGCCTGCAAAGAAATAGGCGTTCAGTTGGAAGAAGACGCGATGGATGAGTTTCTTCATAAAATTCCGCCTTCGATGGGAGCGTATTTGCAATCGCTTTCTAAACTGAAACTCTATCTAAGCAAAAAGGTTTTTAACAAACAAGACGTCGAAGACGTTCTTATGTTTAACTCGGAACTCAACTCGAGCGGCCTCGTGGATTTTTTTATGGAATCGGATCGAATTCGTTTTTTTAAAGAATTCCGGAAGTTTCAAAAGGGAAAAGATTCGCTGCTTCTGTTTTTTACGATTTTAAAAGAAAGAATCGATCAACTCCGAAAATACAAAATCATTTCGAGAAAATACGAAGCGACTCTTTCCGATGAAGAAATTTACGAATACCTCGATATTCAGTCTTATAGCCCGGCGAGAAAGAATTTCGTTCGGAATCGACTTAAAAAGGAAGCCACTTTCTTTTCCGATAAGATCATCGGCGAACTTTATGACTTTATCATAGATATGAATATTAGGATCAAAACGGGATCGGAAAAGGAAGAATCCGAATTCTACTTCAATCGAAAGATGGAAGATTTTTTTATTCTGCTTCGCCGGAAAGACCGAATTCTATAA
- a CDS encoding lipoprotein LipL21 produces MINRLIALSVATMIFAACSSTDTGQKDATSVGDGGWTFEGWGGAPEQRNDGKTPRDTAPKDWYYIKFSSRASAKAVAKKSQAMMQSTCREASRLQGASDVVKKMVGETVEAASGVSDGEATASVIVSQSQGVVKGVGVYECKATGNGSDPKDVSKDNWEECQCVIYAKFPGGKDALVAKAQEVSNKQ; encoded by the coding sequence ATGATCAATAGACTTATCGCTCTATCTGTAGCAACAATGATTTTTGCAGCTTGCTCCAGCACCGACACTGGACAAAAAGACGCAACATCTGTAGGTGACGGTGGATGGACATTTGAAGGATGGGGTGGAGCTCCAGAACAAAGAAACGACGGAAAAACACCAAGAGATACTGCTCCAAAAGACTGGTACTATATTAAATTTTCTTCCAGAGCATCCGCTAAAGCAGTGGCTAAGAAAAGCCAGGCTATGATGCAATCAACTTGCCGTGAAGCTTCTAGACTTCAAGGCGCTTCTGATGTTGTGAAGAAGATGGTTGGTGAAACTGTAGAAGCTGCTTCCGGCGTATCCGACGGTGAAGCAACTGCTTCCGTAATTGTTTCTCAGTCTCAAGGCGTTGTAAAAGGAGTTGGGGTTTACGAGTGTAAAGCAACTGGTAACGGTTCCGATCCAAAAGACGTTTCTAAAGACAACTGGGAAGAATGTCAGTGTGTTATCTATGCAAAATTTCCTGGTGGAAAGGATGCTCTGGTAGCGAAAGCACAAGAGGTTTCCAATAAGCAGTAA
- a CDS encoding SDR family NAD(P)-dependent oxidoreductase yields MSDLFNLKNKTVLVTGSTRGIGKHFAQGFKDAGAIVYGTGSSEESIKRFEGSGIKGFAADIRQPDAMTSIIESIVKEHGKLDVLVNNAGIAANKPAAFLKEDEIESIIQTNFTGVFRTCASYYKIHKKKGGNIINIASILGMRGTKFASVYSGTKGAVINMTRALAVEWIGSGYRVNAICPGFIDTDMTEMIKEKPEVMEQMVKAIPMGRMGKPEDLVGAAIYLASDASAYVTGQTIVVDGGITAGL; encoded by the coding sequence TTGAGCGATCTATTCAATTTAAAAAATAAAACGGTTCTTGTGACCGGATCTACACGCGGGATCGGAAAACATTTTGCGCAGGGATTTAAGGACGCAGGGGCGATCGTTTACGGAACTGGATCTTCGGAAGAATCCATCAAAAGATTTGAAGGAAGCGGAATCAAAGGATTCGCCGCAGACATTCGTCAACCGGATGCGATGACTTCCATCATTGAGTCCATCGTAAAAGAACACGGAAAGTTGGACGTTTTGGTAAACAACGCAGGAATCGCCGCAAACAAACCGGCTGCTTTTTTAAAAGAGGATGAGATCGAATCGATCATTCAAACAAACTTTACCGGCGTATTTAGAACCTGTGCTTCGTATTACAAAATTCATAAAAAGAAGGGTGGAAACATCATCAATATCGCTTCCATTCTAGGAATGAGGGGAACTAAATTTGCATCGGTTTATTCGGGAACAAAAGGCGCCGTAATCAATATGACCAGAGCCTTGGCGGTGGAATGGATTGGGTCCGGTTATCGAGTCAACGCGATCTGTCCCGGTTTTATCGACACCGACATGACCGAAATGATCAAAGAAAAACCGGAAGTTATGGAACAGATGGTGAAGGCGATTCCAATGGGAAGAATGGGAAAACCGGAAGATCTCGTAGGAGCCGCGATTTACCTCGCTAGCGATGCATCCGCCTACGTTACAGGACAAACGATTGTTGTGGATGGGGGAATCACCGCAGGACTCTAA
- the lenA gene encoding lipoprotein LenA, giving the protein MKLVKIFLVLSFALLVSNACKKEEKKDVPQILGTRFANYDQWIYKIPGSDKKEDQVSLVYGMEEVTGLETVDVQVPTKDKKGMVSATFLKVRTVENKEGYAPVKNFSENVYFVLNASEDAFVKPTITANTKGKLKRGMYCLEQEVIGEFSKVTCYDSILEEEKLTNYYDVWIKTASPHLSKDALLGETIKLLKKASQELAKYNSATEEEKTKILSSATEALKKAASKQDEFSTDITNLASKFNLSLE; this is encoded by the coding sequence ATGAAACTTGTAAAAATATTCTTAGTTCTCTCTTTTGCTTTGTTAGTTTCTAACGCCTGCAAAAAGGAAGAAAAGAAAGACGTTCCGCAAATCCTCGGAACTAGATTTGCGAATTATGACCAATGGATTTATAAAATTCCGGGAAGTGACAAAAAAGAAGATCAAGTCTCTCTCGTCTATGGAATGGAAGAAGTTACAGGACTGGAAACCGTGGATGTACAAGTCCCGACGAAGGACAAAAAGGGAATGGTTTCCGCTACTTTTTTAAAAGTTAGAACCGTGGAAAATAAAGAAGGTTATGCTCCGGTAAAAAACTTTTCTGAGAACGTATATTTTGTTTTGAACGCGAGTGAGGATGCTTTCGTAAAACCGACTATCACGGCTAATACGAAAGGCAAATTGAAACGAGGGATGTATTGTTTAGAACAGGAAGTTATTGGAGAATTCTCCAAAGTAACTTGTTACGACTCCATCCTCGAAGAGGAAAAACTTACCAATTATTATGACGTGTGGATTAAGACCGCCTCTCCGCACCTGAGTAAAGACGCACTCTTGGGTGAAACGATTAAACTTTTAAAGAAGGCGAGTCAGGAATTAGCGAAATACAATTCAGCAACGGAGGAAGAGAAAACGAAAATTCTTAGCTCGGCAACGGAAGCTCTGAAAAAAGCTGCGTCAAAGCAGGATGAATTTTCTACGGATATCACCAATCTAGCAAGTAAGTTTAACCTTTCCTTGGAGTAA
- a CDS encoding nucleoside triphosphate pyrophosphatase, with the protein MIVLRSKSPRRKQVLESLDLDFRVEPEDIDESSLPKESPLEYLKRITLSKLGTKSKTELLVSCDTIVVYNHRILQKPRDFQEAVEILETLSGNTHIVYSGLGIYDRGLEQFAFDSSKVAFQPWTRDQIRKYVETYSPFDKAGSYGIQDAEGPVEHFEGSYTNILGFPIRMFFQYHKLWEKYLKGNQA; encoded by the coding sequence ATGATCGTCCTCAGATCCAAATCTCCCCGTAGAAAACAGGTATTGGAATCGCTGGATCTGGATTTTCGAGTCGAACCGGAAGACATCGACGAAAGTTCCTTACCGAAGGAAAGCCCTTTGGAATATCTAAAGCGGATCACACTTTCTAAATTAGGGACCAAATCGAAAACCGAATTGCTCGTTTCCTGCGATACGATCGTTGTCTACAATCATCGAATTCTTCAAAAACCCCGCGATTTTCAAGAAGCTGTAGAAATCTTAGAAACCCTCTCAGGAAATACTCATATCGTTTATTCGGGTTTGGGAATTTACGATCGCGGTTTGGAACAATTCGCATTTGATTCTTCTAAGGTCGCGTTTCAACCATGGACTCGGGATCAGATTCGCAAGTACGTGGAAACCTATTCTCCCTTTGATAAGGCAGGAAGTTACGGGATTCAAGACGCGGAAGGTCCTGTGGAACACTTTGAAGGATCTTACACAAACATTCTCGGCTTTCCGATCCGAATGTTTTTTCAGTACCACAAATTATGGGAAAAGTATCTGAAGGGGAATCAAGCGTAG
- a CDS encoding arsenate reductase family protein, with translation MKLKVYEYKNCSTCRNALKYLSGKKVELEVLPIRETPPKKTELKTMLKYVGNDSKKLFNTSGGDYKELGLKDKLASMPIEEQLDLLSKNGNLVKRPFVLGEGFGFVGFKEEEWKKQIR, from the coding sequence TTGAAACTCAAGGTCTACGAATACAAAAACTGCAGTACTTGCAGGAACGCTCTTAAATATCTTTCCGGTAAAAAAGTGGAATTGGAAGTTCTTCCGATCCGGGAAACGCCACCCAAAAAAACGGAACTCAAGACGATGCTGAAATACGTTGGAAACGATTCTAAAAAGCTTTTTAATACATCCGGCGGAGATTACAAAGAATTAGGATTGAAAGACAAATTGGCTTCTATGCCGATCGAAGAGCAGTTGGATCTTCTTTCGAAGAACGGAAATTTAGTGAAACGCCCTTTCGTCTTAGGAGAAGGTTTTGGATTCGTCGGTTTTAAAGAAGAAGAGTGGAAAAAACAAATTCGATAG
- a CDS encoding FG-GAP and VCBS repeat-containing protein, which produces MNRLFYPLVIFFVFFNCSIKSMNNLCDEKGSLFYKNLIVSYFANAGEANSCGVRFGVVRPRLLSVGPKGLLNSGFLSGDFDPSAAGVEVSLDSGPFVKAVLSGNQWKFQLPAPGVPATIPSSGIWKDWSFHTISIRAITSSGQVSFPLVVSLQKGLNKDINGDGYPDAMIGSQNFSRARAYLSLGQGGGLTATPATTINGASGFGYSVVLSDIDGDGYADATVSNTAANFSIYLSLGASGALSTTPLTPTTVGTGILNIASGDINGDGFSDIIVGSPYDLSNVGSAYIFTSNAAIGQGVSFTQQVNNPSLAGSTQFYGYSVALGDLNGDGKSDLISGAVGSSQNGAFFVHTSQGTTFASYSQTFSGSATNEWYANSAATMDVNRDGLADVILGAYQESGAFGRTYLYLSNSGILSNAANSPVTGVSGSQSATSVTSGDINGDGLFDILIGGYSYTNTFSAQGCAITFLYGGNTLGLNPTSLNFLTQAVNQGNMGNVISSGDINGDGFSDLLVGAPNSIGGGAYVGKVYLYLSDGTGAGYTSTPQTINDPDATGAFGTSVDL; this is translated from the coding sequence ATGAATCGTCTCTTTTATCCTCTAGTAATCTTTTTCGTATTCTTTAACTGTAGCATCAAGTCGATGAACAATTTGTGCGACGAAAAGGGATCCTTATTCTATAAAAATCTGATCGTAAGTTATTTTGCAAACGCGGGCGAGGCGAATTCTTGTGGTGTTCGTTTTGGAGTGGTAAGGCCCCGTCTCCTCAGCGTTGGTCCGAAAGGACTTTTGAATTCGGGTTTTCTTTCCGGTGATTTTGATCCTTCCGCTGCTGGGGTGGAAGTTTCCTTAGATTCGGGTCCTTTTGTGAAGGCAGTCCTTTCCGGTAACCAGTGGAAATTTCAACTGCCAGCACCCGGTGTTCCAGCGACGATTCCTTCTTCCGGAATTTGGAAAGATTGGAGTTTTCATACGATTTCAATCAGAGCTATAACTTCCAGTGGGCAAGTTTCATTTCCGTTAGTTGTTTCTTTACAGAAGGGACTGAATAAGGATATCAACGGAGACGGTTATCCTGACGCCATGATCGGTTCTCAAAATTTTTCCCGTGCAAGAGCTTATCTCTCATTGGGACAAGGTGGGGGACTAACGGCCACTCCCGCAACCACGATCAATGGAGCGAGTGGATTTGGTTATTCCGTCGTCTTGAGCGATATCGACGGGGACGGTTACGCGGACGCGACGGTATCAAATACGGCGGCTAACTTTTCTATTTATCTTTCTTTAGGAGCAAGCGGGGCGCTTTCAACAACTCCCTTAACCCCGACTACGGTAGGAACAGGAATTCTTAATATTGCCTCCGGAGATATCAACGGAGACGGTTTTTCCGATATAATCGTAGGATCTCCTTATGATTTATCAAACGTAGGAAGTGCTTACATTTTTACTTCGAACGCCGCAATCGGTCAGGGAGTTTCTTTCACTCAACAGGTGAATAATCCAAGTCTCGCGGGAAGCACTCAGTTTTACGGTTATTCCGTTGCGCTTGGAGATTTAAACGGAGACGGAAAATCAGACTTAATTTCCGGAGCGGTTGGATCCAGTCAAAACGGGGCCTTCTTTGTTCATACTTCCCAAGGTACGACGTTTGCTTCTTACTCTCAAACTTTTTCGGGATCGGCAACGAACGAATGGTATGCAAATTCAGCGGCCACGATGGATGTGAATCGAGATGGTCTTGCCGATGTAATTTTAGGCGCTTATCAAGAATCTGGCGCCTTCGGAAGAACTTATTTATATCTTTCTAATTCGGGAATTCTTTCCAATGCAGCCAATAGTCCTGTAACTGGAGTTTCGGGTTCGCAGAGCGCGACTTCGGTTACTTCAGGAGATATCAATGGGGACGGGTTGTTCGACATTCTAATCGGTGGTTATTCTTATACAAACACGTTTAGTGCGCAAGGATGTGCGATTACATTCTTATACGGCGGAAATACGTTGGGACTCAATCCCACTTCCTTGAACTTTTTAACCCAAGCTGTAAACCAAGGAAATATGGGAAACGTGATTAGCTCCGGAGATATCAACGGAGATGGTTTCAGCGATCTTTTAGTCGGAGCTCCGAATTCAATCGGAGGCGGAGCTTATGTTGGTAAAGTTTATCTTTACCTTTCCGATGGAACGGGTGCTGGGTACACTTCGACTCCGCAGACGATCAACGATCCGGATGCCACCGGCGCTTTCGGAACTTCGGTCGACTTGTAA